In Arachis hypogaea cultivar Tifrunner chromosome 2, arahy.Tifrunner.gnm2.J5K5, whole genome shotgun sequence, a genomic segment contains:
- the LOC112734367 gene encoding uncharacterized protein isoform X3, giving the protein MGSRGRPLFDLNEPPAEDNDESDDAVSKGAEEQDTNASSKSGKEDDLKVMDSRILSSTTAQSTEREEGEWSDDEVSADVNGSHNLLQQSQVSQEQTTSGMVDGGGVASESKSGNITSESKSGNTKGPDSTIDEKSSRASVGLESNSTEQKSNIVPNSDGSIKSEASNDAQEEPSLIPKQKEVKGIEASHALRCANNPGKRKIDQRKEEMLGKKRNRQTMFLNLEDVKQAGPMKSSTPRRQNFSSPIITRTVKEVRNVAAQVERVGAAKDQKQVETSFAEGGIHADLHEPKSDSNGDNSGPLGRSRRLNSETEPPAEVNLPPIPRQGSWKQPTDSRQQKNVLGSSRKLGQTGQSSNSNDVKVGNKKHAPMKKQTPVSIQPQDTSVERLIREVTSEKFWHHPEETELQCVPGRFESVEEYVRVFEPLLFEECRAQLYSTWEESMETVSRDTHIMVRVKANESRERGWYDVKLLPPLHDFKWPFKEGDVAVLSSPRPGSVRSKQSSASLAQDDGEAEITGRVVGTVRRHKPIDTRDPTGAILHYYVGDSYDPIRVDDDHIIRKLQIGSIWYLTILGSLATTQREYVALHAFRRLNSQMQTAILQPSPEHFPKYEQQTPAMPECFTPNFVDHLRRTFNEPQLAAIQWAATHTAAGTSSGTTKRQEPWPFTLVQGPPGTGKTHTVWGMLNVIHLVQYQHYYTSLLKHVAPESYKQANEISSDNAPMGSIDEVLQNMNQNLLRTLPKLVPKPRMLVCAPSNAATDELLARVLDRGFIDGEMKVYRPDVARVGVDSQTRAAQAVSVERRTEQLLGKSQEEVLGWMHQLKNREAQLTQQLHCLHRELNATAAAVRSQGSVGVDPDVLMARDQSRDALLQNLAAVVEGRDKVLVEMSRLALLESRFRPGSGFNWEEARASLEASFANEAEIVFTTVSSSGRKLFSRLSHGFDMVVIDEAAQASEVGVLPPLSLGAARCVLVGDPQQLPATVISKAAGTLMYSRSLFERFQQAGCPTMLLSVQYRMHPQIRDFPSRYFYQGRLTDSESVVKLPDEVYHKDPLLRPYIFYDIRHGRESHRGGSVSYQNIHEAQFCLRLYEHLQKTLKSLGMGKISVGIITPYKLQLKCLQREFEEVLNSEEGKDLYINTVDAFQGQERDVIIMSCVRASSHGVGFVADIRRMNVALTRARRALWVMGNANALVQSDDWAALIIDAKSRNCYMEMDSLPKDFMVSKGPTYTPLPGKASSNMRGMRSGGQRFRGMEAHGDPRMGAPCEDDEKMGAPASFRNGNHRSSRYPMENSLDDFDHMGDKSRDSWQYGAQKKQNSAGNGGKRDV; this is encoded by the exons ATGGGTTCTCGAGGAAGGCCATTATTTGATCTCAATGAGCCACCTGCAGAAGATAATGATGAGAGCGATG ATGCTGTATCGAAGGGAGCAGAAGAACAAGATACAAATGCTAGTTCTAAGTCTGGCAAAGAGGACGATTTGAAAGTTATGGATTCACGGATACTAAGTTCAACAACGGCTCAATCCACAGAGAGGGAAGAAGGGGAATGGTCTGATGACGAGGTCTCTGCCGATGTAAATGGATCTCATAATTTGCTCCAACAAAGTCAAGTGTCGCAAGAGCAAACAACATCTGGGATGGTGGATGGGGGTGGAGTGGCTTCTGAGAGTAAGTCTGGCAATATTACTTCTGAAAGCAAGTCTGGTAATACTAAAGGTCCTGATAGTACAATTGATGAAAAGAGTAGCCGTGCCTCTGTAGGTCTAGAGTCAAATTCTACTGAACAGAAGAGCAACATTGTCCCAAATTCAGATGGCAGTATAAAAAGTGAAGCTTCTAATGATGCTCAAGAGGAGCCAAGTTTAATTCCTAAGCAAAAAGAAGTGAAAGGTATTGAAGCTAGTCATGCTCTTAGGTGTGCAAATAATCCTGGGAAAAGAAAGATTGACCAGCGCAAAGAGGAAATGTTGGGAAAGAAACGAAATAGACAGACTATGTTTCTTAACTTGGAAGATGTCAAGCAGGCAGGTCCTATGAAATCTTCAACACCAAGAAGGCAGAATTTTTCATCCCCTATTATAACTCGTACCGTAAAGGAGGTCCGTAATGTTGCTGCACAAGTTGAGCGTGTTGGAGCAGCTAAGGATCAGAAACAGGTTGAGACATCTTTTGCTGAAGGTGGCATCCATGCTGACTTACATGAACCTAAATCTGATTCTAATGGTGATAATTCTGGACCACTTGGTAGGTCTAGGAGGCTAAACAGTGAGACGGAACCTCCGGCAGAGGTTAATTTACCACCCATTCCAAGACAGGGTTCATGGAAACAACCAACAGATTCAAGACAGCAGAAGAATGTACTTGGTTCAAGTAGGAAGTTGGGGCAGACTGGTCAAAGCTCCAACTCCAATGATGTCAAGGTGGGAAACAAAAAACATGCTCCTATGAAGAAGCAGACTCCTGTCAGCATCCAGCCCCAAGACACATCTGTTGAACGCCTTATACGGGAGGTTACCAGTGAAAAATTTTGGCACCACCCAG AGGAAACTGAGCTACAATGTGTCCCTGGACGGTTTGAGTCGGTCGAAGAGTATGTCAGAGTATTTGAACCTTTACTCTTTGAGGAATGTCGGGCTCAATTATACAGTACATGGGAAGAATCAATGGAGACAGTATCAAGGGATACTCATATTATGGTGAGAGTAAAAGCAAATGAATCAAGAGAAAGAG GATGGTATGATGTGAAACTACTTCCTCCATTACATGACTTCAAATGGCCATTTAAGGAGGGAGATGTTGCAGTCCTATCATCTCCTAGGCCTGGATCAG TCAGGTCCAAGCAGAGCAGTGCATCTTTAGCTCAGGATGATGGGGAAGCGGAAATCACTGGACGAGTGGTTGGAACAGTTAGGCGACACAAACCTATTGATACCCGTGATCCAACTGGTGCAATTCTCCATTATTATGTTGGGGACTCTTATGATCCTATCAG GGTTGATGATGATCATATCATAAGAAAACTTCAAATTGGAAGCATTTGGTACCTCACAATACTTGGATCTCTTGCTACCACACAGAGGGAGTATGTTGCTCTACATGCATTTCGTCGCTTAAATTCACAG ATGCAAACTGCTATCCTTCAGCCTAGTCCTGAACACTTCCCTAAATATGAGCAGCAGACCCCTGCCATGCCTGAATGCTTTACACCAAACTTTGTTGATCATCTTCGTAGGACCTTTAATGAACCCCAGTTGGCAGCAATCCAATGGGCTGCCACACATACAGCTGCTGGTACAAGTAGTGGAACAACAAAAAGGCAAGAACCGTGGCCCTTTACCCTTGTTCAGGGACCTCCAGGAACAGGAAAGACGCATACTGTATGGGGAATGTTGAATGTCATTCACCTTGTGCAGTATCAGCATTACTACACCTCCTTGCTTAAGCATGTAGCCCCGgaaagctacaagcaagctaatgaGATCAGTTCAGATAATGCACCCATGGGATCTATTGATGAAGTTCTTCAAAACATGAACCAGAATCTCTTGCGTACTTTGCCTAAGTTGGTCCCCAAACCTAGAATGTTGGTTTGTGCTCCATCTAATGCTGCCACTGATGAGCTTCTTGCTCGTGTCCTTGATCGTGGATTTATTGATGGTGAGATGAAAGTATATCGACCTGATGTGGCTCGAGTTGGGGTTGATTCTCAGACACGTGCTGCCCAAGCAGTTTCTGTTGAGCGTAGAACTGAACAGCTTTTGGGCAAGAGTCAGGAGGAAGTTCTTGGATGGATGCATCAGTTAAAGAATCGCGAGGCTCAGTTGACTCAGCAGTTACATTGTCTTCATAGGGAACTTAATGCTACTGCTGCTGCAGTTCGTTCCCAAGGATCTGTTGGTGTTGACCCTGATGTTCTCATGGCCAGGGATCAGAGTCGGGATGCTCTACTGCAAAATCTTGCTGCTGTAGTTGAAGGAAGGGACAAGGTTTTGGTTGAGATGTCACGCCTTGCGCTTTTGGAAAGTAGGTTCCGACCTGGTAGTGGTTTCAATTGGGAAGAGGCCCGTGCCAGTTTGGAGGCCAGTTTTGCCAATGAAGCAGAGATAGTTTTCACTACAGTTTCCAGCAGTGGTCGCAAGTTGTTCTCTCGTCTTTCCCATGGCTTTGATATGGTGGTCATTGACGAGGCAGCTCAAGCCAGTGAGGTGGGAGTTCTGCCTCCCCTCTCTCTTGGTGCAGCTCGATGTGTTCTGGTCGGAGATCCTCAGCAGCTTCCTGCTACAGTTATTAGCAAGGCTGCTGGAACATTGATGTACAGTAGGAGTCTTTTTGAGAGATTCCAACAAGCAGGGTGCCCGACAATGTTGTTGTCTGTGCAGTATAGAATGCATCCCCAAATTCGAGATTTCCCTTCTAGGTACTTCTATCAGGGGCGACTTACTGACAGTGAAAGCGTGGTTAAATTGCCTGATGAGGTATACCACAAGGACCCTTTACTTAGACCTTATATATTCTATGATATCAGACATGGACGGGAGTCTCACAGGGGTGGATCAGTCTCTTATCAAAACATACATGAAGCACAATTTTGTCTCCGATTGTATGAGCATCTTCAGAAAACTTTGAAATCTTTGGGTATGGGAAAGATTAGTGTTGGCATAATTACTCCTTACAAGCTGCAGCTGAAATGCCTCCAGCGTGAATTTGAGGAAGTCTTAAATTCAGAAGAAGGGAAGGACCTATATATTAATACTGTAGATGCTTTCCAAGGTCAAGAACGAGATGTCATTATAATGTCGTGTGTGCGTGCTTCTAGTCATGGTGTTGGCTTTGTTGCAGATATTAGACGGATGAATGTTGCACTTACACGTGCAAGGAGGGCCCTTTGG GTCATGGGAAATGCAAATGCTCTGGTACAATCTGATGATTGGGCTGCGTTGATTATTGATGCAAAATCCCGAAATTGCTATATGGAGATGGACTCCCTTCCGAAGGACTTTATGGTATCGAAGGGACCTACTTACACGCCACTGCCTGGTAAGGCTTCCTCAAATATGAGGGGCATGAGATCAGGTGGACAAAGGTTTAGAGGAATGGAGGCGCATGGGGATCCCAGGATGGGCGCACCATGTGAAGATGATGAAAAGATGGGTGCACCAGCAAGCTTCAGAAATGGGAATCATCGATCATCAAGATATCCAATGGAGAATTCTTTAGACGATTTTGACCATATGGGCGATAAATCCAGAGATTCCTGGCAGTATGGTGCACAGAAGAAGCAGAACTCTGCTGGAAATGGGGGAAAGAGAGATGTGTAA
- the LOC112734367 gene encoding uncharacterized protein isoform X2, with translation MGSRGRPLFDLNEPPAEDNDESDASSAAQGILNNHAFSHASSVSGFQPFVRPKSSSCIPDVDAVSKGAEEQDTNASSKSGKEDDLKVMDSRILSSTTAQSTEREEGEWSDDEVSADVNGSHNLLQQSQVSQEQTTSGMVDGGGVASESKSGNITSESKSGNTKGPDSTIDEKSSRASVGLESNSTEQKSNIVPNSDGSIKSEASNDAQEEPSLIPKQKEVKGIEASHALRCANNPGKRKIDQRKEEMLGKKRNRQTMFLNLEDVKQAGPMKSSTPRRQNFSSPIITRTVKEVRNVAAQVERVGAAKDQKQVETSFAEGGIHADLHEPKSDSNGDNSGPLGRSRRLNSETEPPAEVNLPPIPRQGSWKQPTDSRQQKNVLGSSRKLGQTGQSSNSNDVKVGNKKHAPMKKQTPVSIQPQDTSVERLIREVTSEKFWHHPEETELQCVPGRFESVEEYVRVFEPLLFEECRAQLYSTWEESMETVSRDTHIMVRVKANESRERGWYDVKLLPPLHDFKWPFKEGDVAVLSSPRPGSVRSKQSSASLAQDDGEAEITGRVVGTVRRHKPIDTRDPTGAILHYYVGDSYDPIRVDDDHIIRKLQIGSIWYLTILGSLATTQREYVALHAFRRLNSQMQTAILQPSPEHFPKYEQQTPAMPECFTPNFVDHLRRTFNEPQLAAIQWAATHTAAGTSSGTTKRQEPWPFTLVQGPPGTGKTHTVWGMLNVIHLVQYQHYYTSLLKHVAPESYKQANEISSDNAPMGSIDEVLQNMNQNLLRTLPKLVPKPRMLVCAPSNAATDELLARVLDRGFIDGEMKVYRPDVARVGVDSQTRAAQAVSVERRTEQLLGKSQEEVLGWMHQLKNREAQLTQQLHCLHRELNATAAAVRSQGSVGVDPDVLMARDQSRDALLQNLAAVVEGRDKVLVEMSRLALLESRFRPGSGFNWEEARASLEASFANEAEIVFTTVSSSGRKLFSRLSHGFDMVVIDEAAQASEVGVLPPLSLGAARCVLVGDPQQLPATVISKAAGTLMYSRSLFERFQQAGCPTMLLSVQYRMHPQIRDFPSRYFYQGRLTDSESVVKLPDEVYHKDPLLRPYIFYDIRHGRESHRGGSVSYQNIHEAQFCLRLYEHLQKTLKSLGMGKISVGIITPYKLQLKCLQREFEEVLNSEEGKDLYINTVDAFQGQERDVIIMSCVRASSHGVGFVADIRRMNVALTRARRALWVMGNANALVQSDDWAALIIDAKSRNCYMEMDSLPKDFMVSKGPTYTPLPGKASSNMRGMRSGGQRFRGMEAHGDPRMGAPCEDDEKMGAPASFRNGNHRSSRYPMENSLDDFDHMGDKSRDSWQYGAQKKQNSAGNGGKRDV, from the exons ATGGGTTCTCGAGGAAGGCCATTATTTGATCTCAATGAGCCACCTGCAGAAGATAATGATGAGAGCGATG CATCATCTGCTGCCCAAGGAATACTAAATAATCATGCTTTTTCACACGCGTCATCTGTCTCTGGATTTCAACCTTTTGTTCGGCCTAAATCCTCCTCTTGTATCCCTGATGTAGATGCTGTATCGAAGGGAGCAGAAGAACAAGATACAAATGCTAGTTCTAAGTCTGGCAAAGAGGACGATTTGAAAGTTATGGATTCACGGATACTAAGTTCAACAACGGCTCAATCCACAGAGAGGGAAGAAGGGGAATGGTCTGATGACGAGGTCTCTGCCGATGTAAATGGATCTCATAATTTGCTCCAACAAAGTCAAGTGTCGCAAGAGCAAACAACATCTGGGATGGTGGATGGGGGTGGAGTGGCTTCTGAGAGTAAGTCTGGCAATATTACTTCTGAAAGCAAGTCTGGTAATACTAAAGGTCCTGATAGTACAATTGATGAAAAGAGTAGCCGTGCCTCTGTAGGTCTAGAGTCAAATTCTACTGAACAGAAGAGCAACATTGTCCCAAATTCAGATGGCAGTATAAAAAGTGAAGCTTCTAATGATGCTCAAGAGGAGCCAAGTTTAATTCCTAAGCAAAAAGAAGTGAAAGGTATTGAAGCTAGTCATGCTCTTAGGTGTGCAAATAATCCTGGGAAAAGAAAGATTGACCAGCGCAAAGAGGAAATGTTGGGAAAGAAACGAAATAGACAGACTATGTTTCTTAACTTGGAAGATGTCAAGCAGGCAGGTCCTATGAAATCTTCAACACCAAGAAGGCAGAATTTTTCATCCCCTATTATAACTCGTACCGTAAAGGAGGTCCGTAATGTTGCTGCACAAGTTGAGCGTGTTGGAGCAGCTAAGGATCAGAAACAGGTTGAGACATCTTTTGCTGAAGGTGGCATCCATGCTGACTTACATGAACCTAAATCTGATTCTAATGGTGATAATTCTGGACCACTTGGTAGGTCTAGGAGGCTAAACAGTGAGACGGAACCTCCGGCAGAGGTTAATTTACCACCCATTCCAAGACAGGGTTCATGGAAACAACCAACAGATTCAAGACAGCAGAAGAATGTACTTGGTTCAAGTAGGAAGTTGGGGCAGACTGGTCAAAGCTCCAACTCCAATGATGTCAAGGTGGGAAACAAAAAACATGCTCCTATGAAGAAGCAGACTCCTGTCAGCATCCAGCCCCAAGACACATCTGTTGAACGCCTTATACGGGAGGTTACCAGTGAAAAATTTTGGCACCACCCAG AGGAAACTGAGCTACAATGTGTCCCTGGACGGTTTGAGTCGGTCGAAGAGTATGTCAGAGTATTTGAACCTTTACTCTTTGAGGAATGTCGGGCTCAATTATACAGTACATGGGAAGAATCAATGGAGACAGTATCAAGGGATACTCATATTATGGTGAGAGTAAAAGCAAATGAATCAAGAGAAAGAG GATGGTATGATGTGAAACTACTTCCTCCATTACATGACTTCAAATGGCCATTTAAGGAGGGAGATGTTGCAGTCCTATCATCTCCTAGGCCTGGATCAG TCAGGTCCAAGCAGAGCAGTGCATCTTTAGCTCAGGATGATGGGGAAGCGGAAATCACTGGACGAGTGGTTGGAACAGTTAGGCGACACAAACCTATTGATACCCGTGATCCAACTGGTGCAATTCTCCATTATTATGTTGGGGACTCTTATGATCCTATCAG GGTTGATGATGATCATATCATAAGAAAACTTCAAATTGGAAGCATTTGGTACCTCACAATACTTGGATCTCTTGCTACCACACAGAGGGAGTATGTTGCTCTACATGCATTTCGTCGCTTAAATTCACAG ATGCAAACTGCTATCCTTCAGCCTAGTCCTGAACACTTCCCTAAATATGAGCAGCAGACCCCTGCCATGCCTGAATGCTTTACACCAAACTTTGTTGATCATCTTCGTAGGACCTTTAATGAACCCCAGTTGGCAGCAATCCAATGGGCTGCCACACATACAGCTGCTGGTACAAGTAGTGGAACAACAAAAAGGCAAGAACCGTGGCCCTTTACCCTTGTTCAGGGACCTCCAGGAACAGGAAAGACGCATACTGTATGGGGAATGTTGAATGTCATTCACCTTGTGCAGTATCAGCATTACTACACCTCCTTGCTTAAGCATGTAGCCCCGgaaagctacaagcaagctaatgaGATCAGTTCAGATAATGCACCCATGGGATCTATTGATGAAGTTCTTCAAAACATGAACCAGAATCTCTTGCGTACTTTGCCTAAGTTGGTCCCCAAACCTAGAATGTTGGTTTGTGCTCCATCTAATGCTGCCACTGATGAGCTTCTTGCTCGTGTCCTTGATCGTGGATTTATTGATGGTGAGATGAAAGTATATCGACCTGATGTGGCTCGAGTTGGGGTTGATTCTCAGACACGTGCTGCCCAAGCAGTTTCTGTTGAGCGTAGAACTGAACAGCTTTTGGGCAAGAGTCAGGAGGAAGTTCTTGGATGGATGCATCAGTTAAAGAATCGCGAGGCTCAGTTGACTCAGCAGTTACATTGTCTTCATAGGGAACTTAATGCTACTGCTGCTGCAGTTCGTTCCCAAGGATCTGTTGGTGTTGACCCTGATGTTCTCATGGCCAGGGATCAGAGTCGGGATGCTCTACTGCAAAATCTTGCTGCTGTAGTTGAAGGAAGGGACAAGGTTTTGGTTGAGATGTCACGCCTTGCGCTTTTGGAAAGTAGGTTCCGACCTGGTAGTGGTTTCAATTGGGAAGAGGCCCGTGCCAGTTTGGAGGCCAGTTTTGCCAATGAAGCAGAGATAGTTTTCACTACAGTTTCCAGCAGTGGTCGCAAGTTGTTCTCTCGTCTTTCCCATGGCTTTGATATGGTGGTCATTGACGAGGCAGCTCAAGCCAGTGAGGTGGGAGTTCTGCCTCCCCTCTCTCTTGGTGCAGCTCGATGTGTTCTGGTCGGAGATCCTCAGCAGCTTCCTGCTACAGTTATTAGCAAGGCTGCTGGAACATTGATGTACAGTAGGAGTCTTTTTGAGAGATTCCAACAAGCAGGGTGCCCGACAATGTTGTTGTCTGTGCAGTATAGAATGCATCCCCAAATTCGAGATTTCCCTTCTAGGTACTTCTATCAGGGGCGACTTACTGACAGTGAAAGCGTGGTTAAATTGCCTGATGAGGTATACCACAAGGACCCTTTACTTAGACCTTATATATTCTATGATATCAGACATGGACGGGAGTCTCACAGGGGTGGATCAGTCTCTTATCAAAACATACATGAAGCACAATTTTGTCTCCGATTGTATGAGCATCTTCAGAAAACTTTGAAATCTTTGGGTATGGGAAAGATTAGTGTTGGCATAATTACTCCTTACAAGCTGCAGCTGAAATGCCTCCAGCGTGAATTTGAGGAAGTCTTAAATTCAGAAGAAGGGAAGGACCTATATATTAATACTGTAGATGCTTTCCAAGGTCAAGAACGAGATGTCATTATAATGTCGTGTGTGCGTGCTTCTAGTCATGGTGTTGGCTTTGTTGCAGATATTAGACGGATGAATGTTGCACTTACACGTGCAAGGAGGGCCCTTTGG GTCATGGGAAATGCAAATGCTCTGGTACAATCTGATGATTGGGCTGCGTTGATTATTGATGCAAAATCCCGAAATTGCTATATGGAGATGGACTCCCTTCCGAAGGACTTTATGGTATCGAAGGGACCTACTTACACGCCACTGCCTGGTAAGGCTTCCTCAAATATGAGGGGCATGAGATCAGGTGGACAAAGGTTTAGAGGAATGGAGGCGCATGGGGATCCCAGGATGGGCGCACCATGTGAAGATGATGAAAAGATGGGTGCACCAGCAAGCTTCAGAAATGGGAATCATCGATCATCAAGATATCCAATGGAGAATTCTTTAGACGATTTTGACCATATGGGCGATAAATCCAGAGATTCCTGGCAGTATGGTGCACAGAAGAAGCAGAACTCTGCTGGAAATGGGGGAAAGAGAGATGTGTAA